TCGGTGGGAATCGCCGAGGTGCCGGTATTGCTGACGACGGTGGCGACCTCGGGGAAGCCCATCAGGATCTGCTCCTCCTTCCGCACCGACTGCAGCACGGTGGGTAGCGACGCACTGGGCAGGCGCGTGCTGGTGACGACCAGCGCACCTTCGCCAAGCTGGGGGATGAACTCCCCGCCCAGCCGCGTGGCCAGGAAGACCGAGACAAGGAAGATCGCGGCCGTCGCGCCGAACAGCCGGCCGGGATGGGTCTCGCCCCACAGCACCATCGGGCCGTAGCCGCGGCGCAGGGCCGCGACCAGGCGCGTGTCGCCGTGCGCGGGGGCCCGGCGCAGCGCCAGCGCCGCGATCACCGGCACGCAGACCACGCAGTACGCCAGCGAGGCCAGAAGCGCCATGATGACGGTCTGGGCCATCGGCCGGAACATCTTGCCCTCGATTCCCTGCAACGTCAGGATCGGCAGATAGACCATGACGATGACCAGGATGGCGAAGGTCACGGGCCGGATTACCTGCATGACCGAGGACACGACCAACGTCCGCAGGTCCTCCGTCTCGCCCCTCTGGCGGTGGGCCATCAGGTTTTCGACCACCACCAGCGAACTGTCCACGATCATCCCGAAATCGATCGCGCCCAGGCTCAGCAGGTTGGCCGATATGCCGAACTGCCGCATGCCCGCCATGGCGCAGACCAGCGCGAAGGGAATGACCGAGGCAATGACCAGCGACGCCCGCCAGTCCCCGATCACCACGACCAGGACCAGGACCACCAGCGCCGCGCCGATCAGCAGGTTCTCGCGCACCGTGGCGATGGTGCGGTTGGTCAGGTCGGACCGGCTGTAATACGGGTCCAGCGTGACCCCGGCGGGCAGGGTGCGCCGGATGCCCGGCAGCGCCGCGCGGATCGCGGCCAGGGTCGCATCCGAACTGGCGCCCATGCGCATCAGCACCACGCCGTTGACGATCTCGCCATCCCCGTCGCGCGTGACCGCCCCCAGGCGGGTGCGCGGGCCCATCGATACCGCGCCCACGTCACGCAGGCGGATGGCCGTGCCGTCCGGGTTCAGCCGCACCGGCAGGGCGGCGAAATCGTCCAGGCCGCGCACCAGCCCCCGCCCGACGACGATCTGCTGTTCCGCGTGGTGTTCGATCCAGCCGCCGCCCGATGCCGCGTTGTTGCCGTCCACGGCGCGATAGACGTCGCTGACCGACACGCCGTAGGCGACCAGCCGCGCCTGGTCCAGCGCGACCTGATAGGTCTCCTCGGCCCCGCCATTGACGTTCACGTCCACCACGCCGGGGACCAGCTTCAGTTGCGGCACCACGGTCCAGGTCATCAGCCGGTTCAGGTCCATCAGGGACGGGCGCGCCCCCCCGTTGCGGACCTGCCCCCTGATTTCGATCTGCATGATCTCGCCCATGCCGGTGGCCAGCGGCCCCATGTTGACCGACAGGCCGGGCACGGCGATCAGCGACCGGGCCTGCTGGATGCGTTCGTTGACGCGGGTGCGGTCCAGGTCGATGTCGGTGTCGTCGTCGAACTGGACGTAGACCACCGACACGCCGGAACGCGAAACCGAACGCAGGTCGTTCATGCCCGGAATGCCGGCCATGCTGGTCTCGATGGGAAAGGTGATCAGCCGCTCCACTTCCTCGGTTGCCAGGCCCGGGGCGGTGACCGACACCAGGACCTGCCGGGGCGAAATGTCGGGCACCGATTCCACCGGCAGGCCGATGACCGCGGCGATGGCCGCCAGCATGATCGCCAGCGCACCCTCCAGGACGACGAAGCGGTTCGCCTGCAGAAACGTCAGGACGGCGTGCATGTCAGTCCCCGCCCAGGCCGGCCAGCAGCAGGATGGATTTCAGCGCGAAACTGCCCTGGGCCGCGACCGGCTGGCCCGCCGACAGGCCCGACAGGATGACCGTGCCGCCGCCGCTCTCCAGCCCCACCGTGACCGGAACGGGGCGGAAGATCGTGGCCCCGGCGCTGTCGGTCCCGGCGCGGACGAACACCACGTCGCGGCCCTCGACCTGCTGCACGGCCTCGGACGGGACGACGATGCCCGTGGCGCGGTCGTCGGTTTCCAGTTCGGCCTCCAGCATCATGCCGGGGCGCAGCGCGCCGTCCGGGTTGGGCACGGCGCTGATCACGCGCACCAGTCCGGTCGCGGGTGACGCCATGCCGTCGATCGTGCCGATCCGCGACGCCAGGCGCCGCGTGCCCAGGATGGTGGTCTGCGCGCCACCCTGCACCAGCCGCGCCGCGTCCTGCGGCGGCACGTCGGACACGATCCAGACCCGGGACAGATCGACCAGCATGGCCGCGGTCTGGCCCGCATTGATGTCGCCCCCGACCGCGACGCCGACCGATTGCACCGTGCCCTCGACCGGCGCCAGCAGGGACGATGTCTCGTCCTCGCCCTGGCCGCTGCGCTCGGTGACGGAGTTGAATTCCTCGTGGAAGCGATGGGTCATGGTGCCGACATCGGCCTGCCGCGCCAGGACGGTGTTCCGGGCCTCCTGCAACACCGCCAGGCGCCGGCGGGTCTCGCCTTCCGATACGGTGCTGCCGGACAGGTCCCGCGCGCGGCGCCAGGCGACATAGGCCTCGTCGCGCGCGGCCAGGGCGGCATCCAGCGCCGCGCGCATCTGCACCGCCTGCAGGCGCGCGACATGCAGCGAATGATCCAGGTAGTCGACCAGCACGGCATCGCGGGCGACATGCTGGCCCGCCATCACATGGACCCGCAGCACCTTGCCCGATCCCACGGGCTGGATCGGCACCACCCGGCTTTCGTCCGGCACCACCCGGGCCAGCGCCGGCAGCACGCGCGACAGGGTCCCGGCCCGGGCGGCCACCACCACCAGCCCCTCGTTACGCTGGGCTTCCGCCCCCATCGTCACCGGGGACAGGCCGCCGGGCGCGTCCGCATGGGCCGGGCCACACAGGACGGCCAGCAGCAGGAACAGCGGGCAGGCCCATTTCATGGTGTCATGCCCGATGCAATCGCGGCCCGCACGATGGCGGCGTGCCACCCGACATCGGCCGCGTTCAGGGACAGGATGGCGTTATAGGCGGCCTGCCGCGCGCGCAATGCCTCGATCAGGGTCGTTTCTCCTACCTGCCAGGACCGTTCCATCTCATCGGCGCGCCGGTTCAGCGCGCCGGCCGATGCCCGGGCGCTGTTCAGGGTCGTGCCGGCGGCGTCCAGCCGGGCGCGCACCTGCGCCAGTTCCACCCGCACCATGCGCCGCGCCTGCACGTCCTGGCTGTTGGCCGCCGCCAGCTTGTTCCGGGCGTCGGCCATCATCGGCACGCTGCGGGCCTCGCTGGGCAGCGGAACGGTAATGTTGACGCCCACCCGGTTGTCCCACGGGCTGCCGTACTGGCCTTCATGGATCGCGCCGACGCCGATCTCGGGATTGGGCATGAAGGACGCCCGGGCCAGCCGCACCCCTTCCTCGGCCGCCATCACGCCCCGGCGGGCGGCGCGCACGCGCGGATCGTTGTCCTCGATCAACTGGGGGGTATCCAGGCGCGTGCGGGCCAGGAAGCGTGCGTCATAGGACAGGATATCGGGCAGGCCGGGGCGGCCCAGCAAGGTTGTCAGCGCCGCTTCGGCGGCATCGACCTGTTCCTGCGCCAGCCCGATTTCGGTCCGGGACGCGGCCAGTTCGGCGTCGGCGGCCTGCTGGTCGGCCCGGGGGGATTCCCCGCCCCGCGCCGCCCGGCCCACGGCGGCGTCGATCCGCTGCATGATGCCCAGCATGGACAGCGCCAGGGCATGGCGCCGCTGGGCGATCACCAGCGTGCCGGTCGCCTCCAGCACCCGCACCGCCACCGCCATGTGCTCGACATTCAGCCGCTCCTGGATGGTGGCGGATTCGGCCTGCGCCACCCGCGTGGTCGCGGTGCCCTGCCCGGGCAGCCACAGCGGGACCGACACGGTGCCCTGATAGGTCGTGTAGCCGATATTGCTGCCGATGAAATGATCGTCGAAATACTGCGCCGACACGACGGGGCCACCGGGAAACCAGGATTTCGCGGCATCGGCCCGCGCATCGGCGGACTCGCGGTTCGTGCTCAGTTCCACCCGGACCGGATCGGCCGTCCAGGCGGCGGTGACCGCGTCATGAAAGGACAGCCCGCCCGCCCGCGCGGCCGGCGCCGTCCCGATGGCGGCGGCCAGGGCGGCGGCCACGATGACGGTCCGCCTGCCGGCGGCGCGGCGCGCGGCACCGCGTCCCGGGTGGTCGTGGCCTTGGCAAGCGCTGTCCATGCATCCGTCCGCACGATCCGGACGGCCCGATGCCATCCCTGCCGGACAGGCGATCTAGCACACGAAGCTGACAGGACCCTGAACGACCCCCGGACGGGGGCAGGGCAGGGGGTAGAAATTCGCATCATGCCCGCTGACTTTCGCGGGTTTTTGGCCTATGTCTCCGCCCATGACCGACACACCGCTCTCGCTGATCCGCAATTTCTCGATCATCGCCCATATCGACCACGGCAAGTCGACGCTGGCCGACCGGCTGATCCAGGCCTGCGGCGCGCTGACGGCGCGCGAGATGACGAACCAGGTCCTGGACAACATGGAGCTGGAGCGCGAGCGCGGCATCACCATCAAGGCGCAGACGGTGCGCCTGTCCTACCCGGCCAAGGACGGCAAGACCTATGTCCTGAACCTGATGGACACGCCGGGCCACGTCGATTTCGCGTACGAGGTCAGCCGGTCGCTGGCGGCGTGCGAGGGATCGCTGCTGGTCGTCGATGCCTCCCAGGGGGTCGAGGCGCAGACGCTGGCCAACGTCTACCAGGCCATCGACGCGAACCACGAGATCGTGCCGGTGCTGAACAAGGTGGACCTGCCCGCCGCCGAGCCCGAGCGGGTCAAGGCGCAGATCGAGGAAGTGATCGGCATTCCGGCCGACGACGCGGTCGAAATCTCGGCCAAGACCGGCCTGAACATCGAAGGCGTGCTGGAAGCCCTGGTGACGCGCCTGCCGCCGCCGGTCGGTGACGAGAGCAAGCCGCTGCAGGCGCTGCTGGTCGATAGCTGGTACGACCCGTACCTGGGCGTGATCATCCTGGTGCGCATCAAGGAAGGGCGCCTGCGCAAGGGCTCGCGCATCCGCATGATGTCCAACGGGGCGGTCTATCACGTCGATCAGGTGGGCGTGTTCGCGCCGCGCATGGTCCCGGTGGACGATCTGGGCCCGGGCGAGATGGGCTATATCAACGCGGCGATCAAGACGGTGGCCGACTGCAATGTCGGCGACACGATCACCGACGACCGCCACCCGGCCGAACGCGCGCTGGCCGGCTTCAAGCCGTCGATCCCGGTGGTGTGGTGCGGCCTGTACCCGATCGACGCCGACGATTTCGAAAAGCTGCGCGACAGCCTGTCGAAGCTGCGGCTGAACGACGCCTCGTTCCATTACGAGGCCGAGACCTCGGCCGCGCTGGGCTTCGGCTTCCGCTGCGGCTTCCTGGGGCTGCTGCACCTGGAAATCATCCAGGAACGGCTCAGCCGCGAATTCAACCTGGACCTGATCGCGACCGCGCCGTCGGTGGTCTATCGTCTCTACCGCACCAATGGCGGGATGGAGGAACTGCACAACCCCGCCGACATGCCCGACGGCTCGGTGGTGGAAAAGATCGAGGAACCGTGGATCACGGCGACGATCATGGTGCCGGACGACTATCTGGGCGCGGTGCTGACCCTGTGCTCCGAACGGCGCGGCATCCAGAAGGACCTGACCTATGTCGGGACCCGGGCGATGGCGGTCTATCGCCTGCCGCTGAACGAGGTGGTGTTCGATTTCTACGACCGGCTGAAATCGGTCTCGCGCGGTTATGCCAGCTTCGACTACCAGATGGACGGGTACGAGGAGAGCGACCTGGTCCGGATCTCGATCCTGGTGAACCAGGAACCGGTGGACGCGCTGGCCTTCATCGCCCACCGCTCGGCGGCCGAAAGCCGGGGCCGGTCGATCTGCGCCAAGCTGAAGGAACTGATCCCCCGCCAGTTGTTCAAGATCGCGATCCAGGCCGCCATCGGCAGCCGCGTGATCGCGCGCGAGACGATCGGCGCACTGTCCAAGGATGTCACCGCCAAATGCTATGGCGGCGACATCTCGCGCAAGCGCAAGCTTCTGGAAAAGCAGAAGGAAGGCAAGAAGCGCATGCGCCAGTTCGGCAAGGTCGAAATCCCGCAGAGCGCCTTCCTGGCTGCGCTGAAGATGGACCACTGACCCGCCCCACCCGTCCCGGAACCAGGACTCGGCGCCACCCGCATTCCCCCTTGCGCCACCCGGAAATGCTGGTATGTTCCGCGCCCAGACGACGCCCCTGCCCAACAGGGGCCACTCGTCCCTGCGCCGGAGAGATGGCCGAGCGGCTTAAGGCGCACGCTTGGAAAGCGTGTGTGCGTTAATAGCGTACCGTGGGTTCGAATCCCACTCTCTCCGCCATTTACTGATGACCGCCAGCGTCAAGCATTGACACACCCCCCGGAGATCTGCGGTTTTTCTGTCACGTGTTGCGACACGGAATGACAGCGAGATACGGGGAATGACGCATATGGTGGGGGTAGTTCTGGGGGTAGCACGTGCTTGGCGGGGGTATCGTTGTTAAGCGATGCCGCGATACGGCGGGCCAAGCCGCAGGACAAGACCTATAAGCTGTCCGATTCTGGCGGCCTTTTCCTTTTGATTCAACCGAATGGCTCTCGCCTGTGGCGGCTGGGGGGCGGACGGCGCTGGTCCAGCGCCAGCAGGCGGTCATGACCCTCGGCCGGTCGTATGCGGTCGCGGGCAAGTTGGCCGTCGCTTACGAGCATAGCGCGGCCGCTGATCCCCCGCCCTGGGCGTGCGCGCCGACGGCACGAAGGAGGTCCTCGGCCTGTGGATCGAGCAGAACGAAGGCGCCAAATTCTGGCTCCGTGTCATGAACGAGCTACGCCATCGTGGCGTCGAGGACATCCTGCTGGCCGTGGTCGACGGGCTCAAGGGCTTTCCC
This genomic stretch from Gluconacetobacter diazotrophicus PA1 5 harbors:
- a CDS encoding efflux RND transporter permease subunit encodes the protein MHAVLTFLQANRFVVLEGALAIMLAAIAAVIGLPVESVPDISPRQVLVSVTAPGLATEEVERLITFPIETSMAGIPGMNDLRSVSRSGVSVVYVQFDDDTDIDLDRTRVNERIQQARSLIAVPGLSVNMGPLATGMGEIMQIEIRGQVRNGGARPSLMDLNRLMTWTVVPQLKLVPGVVDVNVNGGAEETYQVALDQARLVAYGVSVSDVYRAVDGNNAASGGGWIEHHAEQQIVVGRGLVRGLDDFAALPVRLNPDGTAIRLRDVGAVSMGPRTRLGAVTRDGDGEIVNGVVLMRMGASSDATLAAIRAALPGIRRTLPAGVTLDPYYSRSDLTNRTIATVRENLLIGAALVVLVLVVVIGDWRASLVIASVIPFALVCAMAGMRQFGISANLLSLGAIDFGMIVDSSLVVVENLMAHRQRGETEDLRTLVVSSVMQVIRPVTFAILVIVMVYLPILTLQGIEGKMFRPMAQTVIMALLASLAYCVVCVPVIAALALRRAPAHGDTRLVAALRRGYGPMVLWGETHPGRLFGATAAIFLVSVFLATRLGGEFIPQLGEGALVVTSTRLPSASLPTVLQSVRKEEQILMGFPEVATVVSNTGTSAIPTDPMGVNETDSFVFLKDPSHWRTAHTQEGLVTAIDATLRAQLPDAQFSWSQPVQMRMDDLLSGVRSEIAVSIYGPDLDMLSRLGDQVAAVLKGVPGAADVAPQGDGTLPFIHVDVDRDRAARLGVPMADILDTVEAVGGHIGRPVIVENAVMNTQVRFDPAQAASRGQIARLRVRRADGRGTVLLSQVATISVVDGPPRISRDRIQRRLIVQANVRGRDLSSYVAAAQAAVAAKIHLPPGYRLTWEGQFRNLQSAMARLDIVVPIALALIFALLVVALGSVRAAMLVFVNLPMAATGGIIALTVRGLPFSISAGIGFIALFGVAILNGVVLVSAIQHLRRTGMDVARAAFEAAEERFRPVIATALVASLGFFPMAFSTSAGAEVERPLATVVIGGLVSSTLLTLLVLPSLYARVMRERNDRCES
- a CDS encoding efflux RND transporter periplasmic adaptor subunit; its protein translation is MKWACPLFLLLAVLCGPAHADAPGGLSPVTMGAEAQRNEGLVVVAARAGTLSRVLPALARVVPDESRVVPIQPVGSGKVLRVHVMAGQHVARDAVLVDYLDHSLHVARLQAVQMRAALDAALAARDEAYVAWRRARDLSGSTVSEGETRRRLAVLQEARNTVLARQADVGTMTHRFHEEFNSVTERSGQGEDETSSLLAPVEGTVQSVGVAVGGDINAGQTAAMLVDLSRVWIVSDVPPQDAARLVQGGAQTTILGTRRLASRIGTIDGMASPATGLVRVISAVPNPDGALRPGMMLEAELETDDRATGIVVPSEAVQQVEGRDVVFVRAGTDSAGATIFRPVPVTVGLESGGGTVILSGLSAGQPVAAQGSFALKSILLLAGLGGD
- a CDS encoding TolC family protein — its product is MDSACQGHDHPGRGAARRAAGRRTVIVAAALAAAIGTAPAARAGGLSFHDAVTAAWTADPVRVELSTNRESADARADAAKSWFPGGPVVSAQYFDDHFIGSNIGYTTYQGTVSVPLWLPGQGTATTRVAQAESATIQERLNVEHMAVAVRVLEATGTLVIAQRRHALALSMLGIMQRIDAAVGRAARGGESPRADQQAADAELAASRTEIGLAQEQVDAAEAALTTLLGRPGLPDILSYDARFLARTRLDTPQLIEDNDPRVRAARRGVMAAEEGVRLARASFMPNPEIGVGAIHEGQYGSPWDNRVGVNITVPLPSEARSVPMMADARNKLAAANSQDVQARRMVRVELAQVRARLDAAGTTLNSARASAGALNRRADEMERSWQVGETTLIEALRARQAAYNAILSLNAADVGWHAAIVRAAIASGMTP
- the lepA gene encoding translation elongation factor 4, translated to MTDTPLSLIRNFSIIAHIDHGKSTLADRLIQACGALTAREMTNQVLDNMELERERGITIKAQTVRLSYPAKDGKTYVLNLMDTPGHVDFAYEVSRSLAACEGSLLVVDASQGVEAQTLANVYQAIDANHEIVPVLNKVDLPAAEPERVKAQIEEVIGIPADDAVEISAKTGLNIEGVLEALVTRLPPPVGDESKPLQALLVDSWYDPYLGVIILVRIKEGRLRKGSRIRMMSNGAVYHVDQVGVFAPRMVPVDDLGPGEMGYINAAIKTVADCNVGDTITDDRHPAERALAGFKPSIPVVWCGLYPIDADDFEKLRDSLSKLRLNDASFHYEAETSAALGFGFRCGFLGLLHLEIIQERLSREFNLDLIATAPSVVYRLYRTNGGMEELHNPADMPDGSVVEKIEEPWITATIMVPDDYLGAVLTLCSERRGIQKDLTYVGTRAMAVYRLPLNEVVFDFYDRLKSVSRGYASFDYQMDGYEESDLVRISILVNQEPVDALAFIAHRSAAESRGRSICAKLKELIPRQLFKIAIQAAIGSRVIARETIGALSKDVTAKCYGGDISRKRKLLEKQKEGKKRMRQFGKVEIPQSAFLAALKMDH
- a CDS encoding Arm DNA-binding domain-containing protein — protein: MLSDAAIRRAKPQDKTYKLSDSGGLFLLIQPNGSRLWRLGGGRRWSSASRRS